The following coding sequences are from one Microtus pennsylvanicus isolate mMicPen1 chromosome 1, mMicPen1.hap1, whole genome shotgun sequence window:
- the Grik5 gene encoding glutamate receptor ionotropic, kainate 5 isoform X4 → MPAELLLLLIVAFANPSCQVLSSLRMAAILDDQTVCGRGERLALALAREQINGIIEVPAKARVEVDIFELQRDSQYETTDTMCQILPKGVVSVLGPSSSPASASTVSHICGEKEIPHIKVGPEETPRLQYLRFASVSLYPSNEDVSLAVSRILKSFNYPSASLICAKAECLLRLEELVRGFLISKETLSVRMLDDSRDPTPLLKEIRDDKVSTIIIDANASISHLVLRKASELGMTSAFYKYILTTMDFPILHLDGIVEDSSNILGFSMFNTSHPFYPEFVRSLNMSWRENCDASTYPGPALSAALMFDAVHVVVSAVRELNRSQEIGVKPLACTSANIWPHGTSLMNYLRMVEYDGLTGRVEFNSKGQRTNYTLRILEKSRQGHREIGVWYSNRTLAMNATTLDINLSQTLANKTLVVTTILALVHLSSSGLVSDLL, encoded by the exons atgccggctgagctgctgctgctgctgatagTTGCCTTCGCCAACCCCAGCTGCCAGGTGCTGTCATCACTGCGCATGG cTGCAATCCTGGACGACCAGACTGTGTGTGGCCGTGGTGAGCgtctggccctggccctggcccggGAACAAATCAACGGGATCATCGAGGTCCCAGCCAAGGCCCGAGTGGAAGTTGACATCTTTGAGCTGCAGCGGGACAGCCAGTACGAGACCACGGACACCA TGTGTCAGATACTGCCCAAGGGGGTCGTGTCTGTCCTAGGACCCTCCTCCagtccagcttctgcctccaccgTGAGCCATATCTGTGGGGAGAAGGAG ATTCCCCACATCAAGGTGGGTCCTGAGGAGACGCCCCGCCTTCAGTACCTTCGCTTCGCATCTGTCAGCCTGTACCCCAGTAATGAGGACGTCAGCCTGGCGGTCTCCCGAATCCTCAAGTCTTTTAACTACCCCTCGGCTAGCCTCATCTGCGCCAAGGCTGAGT GCTTGCTACGATTGGAAGAATTGGTACGAGGCTTTCTCATCTCTAAGGAGACACTGTCAGTGAGGATGCTGGATGACAGCCGGGACCCCACGCCGCTACTCAAGGAGATCCGAGATGACAAAGTCTCTACCATCATCATCGATGCTAACGCGTCCATCTCTCACCTCGTCCTCCGTAAG GCTTCGGAGCTAGGAATGACCTCAGCGTTTTACAAGTACATCCTTACCACCATG GACTTCCCTATCCTGCATCTGGACGGTATAGTAGAGGATTCTTCCAACATCCTGGGCTTTTCCATGTTCAACACCTCCCATCCCTTCTACCCGGAGTTTGTGCGCAGTCTCAACATGTCCTGGAGAGAGAACTGTGACGCCAGCACCTACCCCGGGCCTGCG CTGTCTGCCGCCCTGATGTTTGACGCTGTGCATGTGGTGGTAAGCGCTGTCCGAGAGCTGAACCGAAGCCAGGAGATTGGCGTCAAGCCACTGGCCTGTACTTCGGCCAACATTTGGCCCCATGGGACCAGCCTCATGAACTACCTACGCATG GTAGAGTATGATGGGCTGACCGGGCGGGTTGAGTTCAACAGCAAAGGGCAGAGGACCAACTACACACTGCGCATACTGGAGAAGTCCCGCCAGGGCCACCGTGAG ATAGGGGTGTGGTACTCGAACAGGACCCTGGCCATGAACGCCACTACCCTGGACATCAACCTGTCACAGACTCTAGCCAACAAGACACTGGTGGTCACGACTATCCTG GCCCTAGTTCACCTGTCCTCCTCCGGACTAGTCTCAGATCTGCTCTGA